Proteins encoded by one window of Bacteroidia bacterium:
- a CDS encoding twin-arginine translocase TatA/TatE family subunit yields the protein MNGMLLFLDNLGGGELLVIMVFVLFFFGSKKVPDLARGLGRASREFKDAMNGVQREIEQSMQTPPPSPQQPPKTIEKPDTPENNGGIDEKNA from the coding sequence ATGAACGGCATGCTTTTATTTTTAGATAATCTTGGTGGGGGTGAATTATTAGTGATCATGGTGTTTGTATTATTCTTCTTCGGTTCAAAAAAAGTACCTGACTTGGCCAGAGGGCTTGGTCGTGCCAGCCGCGAGTTTAAAGATGCTATGAATGGTGTACAACGCGAAATTGAGCAGAGTATGCAAACCCCGCCACCATCACCACAACAACCTCCAAAAACCATTGAAAAGCCTGATACCCCCGAAAATAATGGGGGTATAGATGAAAAAAATGCCTGA